Proteins found in one Sorghum bicolor cultivar BTx623 chromosome 1, Sorghum_bicolor_NCBIv3, whole genome shotgun sequence genomic segment:
- the LOC8083862 gene encoding alpha-mannosidase, with amino-acid sequence MAAALLLAVLAVAAAATTEASASAFAVASNSSATVVAGKLNVHLVPHSHDDVGWLKTVDQYYVGSNNSIQGACVMNTLDSVVDALAKDPARKFVVVEQAFFQRWWAEKSPTIQAIVHKLVDSGQLEFINGGWCMHDEAAVHYIDMIDQTTLGHRMIKKQFNKTPRAGWQIDPFGHSAVQAYLLGVELGFDSVHFARIDYQDRKTRKADKGLEVIWRGSRTFGSSSQIFTNAFPVHYSPPDGFGFEVLDENIIPVQDDLSLFDYNVQERVNDFVAAALAQANVTRTDHIMWTMGDDFNYQYAESWFRNMDKLIQHVNKDGRVHALYSTPSIYTDAKHASNESWPVKYDDYFPYADSTNAYWTGYFTSRPTFKRYVRVHSGYYMAARQIEFLVGGSSLGLFTSSLEDAMGIAQHHDAVSGTAKQHTTDDYTKRLALGASKVEKGVNTALTCLTSSNGTCVSSAIKFSQCPLLNISYCPSTEEAISATKHLVVVAYNPLGWERSDFIRVPVNDQNLVVKSSDGNIVESQLVEVDNVTSNLRKFYVKAYLGITTDKAPKYWLIFQASVPPMGWNSYFISKSTGAGYNNTENVSTVVSPSTSTIEVGPGPLKMSFSSASGQLNRIFNSISGVDLPVQQSFLWYRSSEGDASDSQASGAYIFRPDGNTPTTVSSSVPLKVTRGPLVDEVHQQFSSWIYQITRLYKNKEHAEVEYTIGPIPVDDDVGKEVITRLTANMVTNSTFYTDSNGRDFLKRVRNYREDWNLQVTQPVAGNYYPVNLGVYVADGKYELSVLVDRAVGAASIQDGQLEIMLHRRLLKDDGRGVGEPLDEVVCVDQDCKGLTARGTYYVNVEKLGNGAHWRRTCGQHVYSPFLLAFTHEDETSSKSYNVAKAGMMDANYSLPDNVAIITLQNLDDGTTLLRLAHLFQAAEDPKYSEIAKIDLKKVFGKRTITELTETNLSANQKKSEMKKLNWRVIGDTESGPAPVKGGPLDSRALVVELGPMEIRTFLLKF; translated from the exons ATGGCTGCGGCGCTTCTGCTAGCGGTGCTCGCGGTGGCAGCTGCGGCGACGACggaggcgtcggcgtcggcgttcgCGGTGGCGTCCAACTCCAGCGCGACGGTGGTGGCGGGGAAGCTGAACGTGCACCTGGTGCCGCACTCCCACGACGACGTCGGGTGGCTCAAGACCGTCGACCAGTACTACGTCGGATCCAACAACAGCATCCAG GGCGCGTGCGTGATGAACACCCTCGACTCCGTGGTGGACGCGCTCGCCAAGGATCCCGCACGCAAGTTCGTCGTCGTCGAGCAG GCTTTCTTCCAAAGGTGGTGGGCAGAGAAAAGCCCCACAATCCAGGCCATAGTCCACAAACTTGTAGATTCTGGGCAGCTCGAGTTCAT AAATGGTGGGTGGTGTATGCATGATGAAGCTGCCGTGCATTACATTGACATGATTGATCAGACCACACTTGGTCACCGAATGATCAAGAAACAATTCAATAAAACTCCAAGAGCTGGCTGGCAAATTGATCCTTTTGGTCATTCCGCAGTTCAGGCTTATTTGCTTGGAGTAGAG CTTGGCTTTGATTCTGTACATTTCGCAAGAATTGATTACCAAGATAGGAAAACACGGAAAGCAGACAAAGGCCTCGAGGTTATATGGCGTGGCTCAAGAACTTTCGGTTCATCTTCACAG ATCTTCACCAATGCCTTCCCTGTCCATTATAGCCCACCAGATGGCTTTGGCTTTGAAGTTTTGGATGAAAATATCATACCTGTTCAG GATGACCTGTCACTGTTTGACTATAATGTCCAAGAACGTGTAAATGATTTTGTTGCTGCAGCCTTAGCACAG GCAAATGTTACACGTACAGACCACATAATGTGGACCATGGGGGATGATTTTAACTATCAGTATGCTGAATCCTGGTTCCGAAATATGGACAAACTTATCCAACATGTGAACAAG GACGGCAGAGTGCATGCATTGTATTCTACTCCGTCTATCTACACGGATGCTAAACATGCATCAAATGAATCTTGGCCAGTAAAATACGATGATTATTTCCC CTATGCTGATTCAACAAATGCATACTGGACGGGGTATTTTACAAGCCGTCCAACTTTCAAGCGATATGTTCGAGTACACAGTGGATATTACATG GCTGCACGTCAAATAGAATTTTTGGTGGGTGGAAGTTCCTTAGGATTGTTCACTTCTAGCTTGGAAGATGCAATGGGAATTGCCCAGCATCACGATGCAGTCTCAGGTACTGCAAAACAGCACACAACTGATGACTACACTAAACGGCTTGCTCTTGgagcatcaaag GTTGAAAAAGGTGTAAACACTGCTCTAACTTGTCTGACCAGCTCCAACGGAACATGTGTATCCTCTGCAATAAAATTTAGTCAG TGTCCACTTCTCAATATAAGCTACTGCCCTTCGACTGAGGAAGCAATTTCAGCAACAAAGCATTTA GTTGTAGTTGCTTACAATCCTCTTGGATGGGAACGTAGTGACTTCATAAGGGTTCCT GTCAATGATCAAAACCTAGTTGTAAAAAGCTCTGATGGAAATATTGTTGAGTCACAGCTAGTTGAGGTTGATAATGTGACAAGCAATTTAAGAAAGTTTTATGTGAAGGCTTATCTTGGAATCACAACAGACAAGGCCCCTAAGTATTGGCTAATATTTCAAGCTTCTGTACCACCAATGGGCTGGAATTCTTACTTCATTTCAAAATCAACTGGAGCAG GATACAACAATACTGAGAATGTCTCGACCGTGGTTTCTCCAAGTACCAGCACGATTGAAGTTGGACCAGGACCTCTAAAGATGTCCTTTTCATCAGCATCTGGACAACTCAATAGAATATTCAATTCTATCTCAGGA GTGGATTTACCAGTTCAACAAAGCTTTCTTTGGTATAGATCAAGCGAGGGTGATGCCTCAGATTCACAG GCATCTGGAGCTTATATATTTCGACCAGATGGTAATACACCAACTACAGTTTCATCCTCG GTGCCACTGAAAGTTACCCGTGGACCACTGGTTGATGAAGTGCATCAACAATTCAGCTCATGGATTTATCAG ATTACACGACTCTACAAGAACAAGGAGCACGCAGAAGTTGAATACACG ATTGGGCCAATCCCTGTCGATGATGATGTAGGGAAGGAGGTCATCACACGGCTGACAGCAAATATGGTCACAAATAGTACATTTTATACAGACTCCAATGGAAGGGATTTCCTCAAAAGG GTGAGAAACTACAGGGAGGACTGGAATCTTCAAGTGACTCAACCAGTTGCAGGAAATTACTATCCG GTCAATCTAGGAGTGTATGTAGCAGATGGAAAATATGAGCTATCTGTACTTGTGGACCGTGCTGTCGGAGCAGCAAGCATTCAGGATGGTCAGCTAGAGATTATGCTACACAG GCGTTTACTTAAAGATGATGGCAGAGGTGTTGGAGAGCCACTTGATGAAGTTGTTTGCGTGGATCAAGATTGCAAAGGGCTTACG GCCAGGGGCACTTACTATGTCAATGTTGAAAAGCTAGGGAATGGAGCGCATTGGCGACGTACATGTGGCCAACATGTCTATTCACCCTTTCTCCTTGCTTTTACTCATGAG GATGAGACAAGCTCGAAGTCCTACAATGTGGCCAAAGCTGGTATGATGGATGCAAATTACAGTCTTCCTGATAATGTTGCAATTATTACTTTGCAG AACCTAGATGATGGTACCACACTACTCCGCTTGGCCCATCTTTTTCAA GCTGCTGAGGACCCAAAATATTCGGAGATAGCAAAGATTGATCTGAAAAAGGTGTTCGGAAAGAGAACT ATCACAGAATTGACGGAGACTAACCTTTCCGCAAATCAAAAGAAGTCAgagatgaagaagctcaactgGAGGGTCATTGGAGACACTGAAAGTGGTCCTGCCCCAGTAAAAGGTGGCCCACTTGATAGTAGGGCTCTAGTCGTTGAACTAGGACCCATGGAGATACGCACCTTCTTGCTAAAGTTTTAA